Proteins from a genomic interval of Stenotrophomonas maltophilia R551-3:
- a CDS encoding bifunctional diguanylate cyclase/phosphodiesterase, whose amino-acid sequence MRGGARRQEWRPPAVEVGDVEDSFAHEASRLHKEDRPMPALKRALARPLRAITWGGVLLGVLLVAGLTTMLANDHHRRLEAAQRQSRALAVGSERLLALELRNLERAMSGIAADAAELFRRVPVQAPALLDAAIGGVLSRHAELHSIVVLDRHGRAITAGKGDLNLPLWTDPQRRGQGSALYIGPPQQAGDDGWVVPLALSMADDRWLLARLRCGELQRIIGGLDVGPNGLVSISDAEGYMLARVPDPHGTVGRRFDLPRRDLLGKQAVVELGSVPGAVDGVPRIITVSTLERSPLAVQVGLADEDVLAPWWPYLQASVAIVLAYIGVLLVLLYAVRRSTRRQQSMAEELKTGHAELRLAHQVGRVCTWYVDEDAALLRWSPLAREIFGVQTDALPVADFFARVHRDDAARLQHAFDQAFAGSAVLDQVFRLVLPGGEVRWVGARGQRVEVADSERRMIGALTDLSERYQAREQMGEAERRFRLLFDRNPAPFWVFDPDTLRFIEVNDAAVRQYGYSREEFLAMSILDIRPREGWDEVKGAIAKARVGELQDATVRLHRRKDGSVFEVRAHLSRLDFDGQPACLVLAEDVSERLAYERDLAYQARHNPATGLLNVRALTEQLDEHDAGYTIAFVQLRGLQLVADTLGREIGDAVLQSMATRLGGLGARCGTLAFQPAEDFVFAIGAGQDVQRVLDDLLQIVSAPMRGKDSLHQFEPRIGVATHVAGDGHSAEQVIGMAAQAAHAARAEGNVVVWFDASVTTRLADRLRLAGRIHAAIDNEFQLYFQPIRHAGDGSPAALEALLRWPQADGSFIPPNEFIPLCEDTGLILALGRWVIRAAAKAQRRLVDAGWGELPIAVNVSAVQFFNSDLVTEFTRAQQDFGLARGALHVELTESSLMRKPAQAMQTMQRLHEQGISVSLDDFGTGYSSMSYLQHLPLDILKIDRSFVADVETNPRNASICRALLSLGHSMGLTIIAEGVETPGQLDWLAAHGCDQVQGYLLGRPAPLEQIIDALDEVPA is encoded by the coding sequence ATGCGGGGCGGTGCCAGGCGTCAAGAATGGCGTCCGCCGGCCGTTGAGGTCGGGGACGTGGAGGATTCGTTCGCGCATGAAGCCAGCCGACTGCACAAGGAAGACCGACCGATGCCCGCGCTGAAGCGGGCGTTGGCTCGGCCGTTGCGCGCCATTACCTGGGGCGGCGTGCTGCTGGGCGTGTTGCTGGTGGCTGGCTTGACCACCATGCTGGCCAACGACCACCACCGCCGGCTGGAGGCTGCGCAGCGCCAGAGCCGCGCGCTGGCGGTGGGCAGCGAGCGCCTGCTGGCGCTGGAACTGCGCAACCTGGAACGGGCGATGTCCGGTATCGCCGCCGACGCGGCCGAACTGTTCCGCCGCGTGCCGGTACAGGCGCCGGCACTGCTGGATGCCGCCATCGGCGGCGTGCTGAGCCGCCATGCCGAGCTGCACAGCATCGTGGTGCTGGACCGCCACGGCCGCGCGATCACCGCCGGCAAAGGCGATCTGAACCTGCCGCTGTGGACCGACCCGCAGCGGCGCGGGCAGGGCAGCGCGCTGTACATCGGTCCGCCGCAGCAGGCCGGCGACGATGGATGGGTGGTGCCGCTGGCGCTGTCGATGGCCGACGATCGCTGGCTGCTGGCGCGGCTGCGCTGCGGCGAACTGCAGCGCATCATCGGCGGGCTGGATGTGGGCCCGAACGGACTGGTCTCGATCAGCGATGCCGAGGGTTACATGCTGGCGCGGGTGCCGGATCCGCATGGCACGGTCGGCCGTCGCTTCGACCTGCCTCGGCGTGACCTGCTCGGCAAGCAGGCGGTGGTCGAGCTGGGCAGCGTGCCGGGCGCGGTCGATGGCGTGCCACGGATCATCACCGTCAGCACGCTCGAGCGCAGCCCGCTGGCGGTGCAGGTCGGGTTGGCCGATGAGGACGTGCTGGCGCCCTGGTGGCCGTACCTGCAGGCGTCAGTGGCGATCGTGCTGGCTTACATCGGGGTGCTGCTGGTACTGCTGTACGCGGTGCGCCGCAGCACCCGCCGCCAGCAGTCGATGGCGGAGGAACTGAAGACCGGCCACGCCGAACTGCGGCTGGCGCACCAGGTGGGCCGTGTCTGCACCTGGTATGTGGACGAGGATGCGGCACTGCTGCGCTGGTCGCCGCTGGCCCGAGAGATTTTCGGGGTGCAGACCGATGCGCTGCCGGTGGCTGATTTCTTTGCGCGCGTGCACCGTGATGACGCCGCGCGCCTGCAGCACGCCTTCGACCAGGCGTTTGCCGGTAGTGCGGTGCTCGACCAGGTGTTCCGGCTGGTGCTGCCCGGTGGCGAGGTGCGCTGGGTCGGTGCGCGTGGCCAGCGGGTGGAGGTGGCTGACAGTGAGCGGCGCATGATCGGTGCACTGACCGACCTGAGCGAGCGCTACCAGGCGCGTGAGCAGATGGGCGAAGCGGAGCGTCGCTTCCGCCTGCTGTTCGACCGCAACCCGGCGCCGTTCTGGGTGTTCGATCCAGACACGCTGCGCTTCATCGAGGTCAACGACGCCGCTGTGCGCCAGTATGGCTACAGCCGCGAGGAATTCCTGGCGATGAGCATCCTCGACATCCGCCCGCGCGAAGGCTGGGACGAGGTGAAGGGCGCGATCGCCAAGGCCCGCGTCGGCGAGCTGCAGGACGCCACCGTGCGCCTGCACCGGCGCAAGGATGGCAGCGTGTTCGAAGTACGCGCACACCTGTCCCGGCTCGACTTCGATGGACAACCGGCGTGCCTGGTGCTGGCCGAGGATGTCAGTGAACGGCTGGCTTACGAGCGCGACCTGGCCTACCAGGCGCGGCACAACCCGGCCACCGGCCTGCTCAACGTGCGCGCGCTGACCGAACAGCTGGACGAGCACGATGCCGGCTACACCATTGCGTTCGTGCAGCTGCGCGGCCTGCAGCTGGTGGCCGATACGCTGGGACGCGAGATCGGCGATGCGGTGCTGCAGTCGATGGCCACCCGGCTGGGCGGGCTGGGCGCACGCTGCGGCACGCTGGCCTTCCAGCCGGCAGAGGATTTCGTGTTCGCCATCGGCGCCGGGCAGGATGTCCAGCGCGTGCTGGACGACCTGTTGCAGATCGTGTCGGCGCCGATGCGCGGCAAGGATTCGCTGCACCAGTTCGAGCCGCGTATCGGCGTGGCAACGCACGTGGCCGGTGACGGGCACAGCGCTGAGCAGGTGATCGGCATGGCGGCACAGGCCGCGCATGCAGCGCGCGCCGAGGGCAATGTGGTGGTCTGGTTCGACGCGTCGGTGACCACGCGGCTGGCCGACCGCCTGCGCCTGGCCGGGCGCATCCATGCCGCCATCGACAACGAGTTCCAGCTGTACTTCCAGCCGATCCGGCACGCCGGCGATGGCAGCCCGGCAGCGCTGGAGGCGCTGCTGCGCTGGCCGCAGGCGGACGGTAGTTTCATTCCGCCCAACGAGTTCATCCCGTTGTGCGAAGACACCGGACTGATCCTGGCGCTGGGGCGCTGGGTGATCCGCGCGGCGGCGAAGGCGCAGCGGCGGCTGGTCGATGCCGGTTGGGGCGAGCTTCCGATCGCGGTCAACGTGTCGGCGGTGCAGTTCTTCAACAGTGACCTGGTAACCGAGTTCACGCGCGCGCAGCAGGACTTCGGCCTGGCCCGCGGCGCGCTGCACGTGGAGCTGACCGAGAGCAGCCTGATGCGCAAGCCGGCGCAGGCGATGCAGACCATGCAGCGCCTGCACGAGCAGGGCATCAGCGTGTCGCTGGATGATTTCGGTACCGGCTACTCGAGCATGTCCTACCTGCAGCACCTGCCGCTGGACATCCTGAAGATCGACCGCAGCTTCGTTGCCGACGTGGAAACCAACCCACGCAATGCCTCGATCTGCCGCGCGCTGCTGTCGCTGGGCCACAGCATGGGGCTGACCATCATCGCCGAGGGCGTGGAAACGCCGGGGCAGCTGGACTGGCTGGCCGCGCACGGCTGTGACCAGGTACAGGGCTATCTGCTGGGCCGGCCGGCGCCGCTGGAGCAGATCATCGACGCGCTGGATGAGGTTCCGGCCTAG
- a CDS encoding DoxX family protein, which translates to MHTTTAPVSPLAPYGATLLRLALGVLFLVHALTKLLVFTPAGTAAFFESLGLPGVLGYLTIGVELVITAALLLGIYARWVGLIGVPLLLGTIVTVHGANGFSFANAGGGWEYPAFWALALVVLFLVGDGKWTLRSR; encoded by the coding sequence ATGCACACCACGACTGCTCCTGTTTCGCCGCTGGCCCCGTATGGCGCCACCCTGCTGCGCCTGGCCCTGGGCGTGCTGTTCCTGGTCCATGCGCTGACCAAGTTGCTGGTGTTCACCCCGGCCGGTACCGCCGCGTTCTTCGAATCGCTGGGCCTGCCCGGCGTGCTCGGTTACCTCACCATCGGCGTCGAGCTGGTGATCACCGCCGCATTGCTGCTGGGCATCTACGCACGCTGGGTGGGCCTGATCGGCGTGCCGCTGCTGCTGGGCACCATCGTCACCGTGCATGGCGCCAATGGCTTCAGTTTCGCCAACGCTGGCGGCGGCTGGGAATACCCGGCGTTCTGGGCGCTGGCGCTGGTGGTGCTGTTCCTGGTCGGCGACGGCAAGTGGACCCTGCGTTCGCGCTGA
- a CDS encoding TetR/AcrR family transcriptional regulator, whose amino-acid sequence MVRRTRAEMEETRATLLATARRVFSEHGYAATSMDDLTAQAGLTRGALYHHFGDKKGLLAAVVAQLDAETDLRLQAISDTADDAWEGFVQRCRAYLEMALEPEIQRIVLRDARAVLGGASPESQRHCVNSMQRLIEQLITQGAVAPVDAQALASLIYGSLAEAAFWIADGEQGDARLRQATAALEMLLRGLKSTE is encoded by the coding sequence ATGGTTCGTCGCACCCGCGCCGAGATGGAAGAAACCCGCGCCACCCTGCTGGCCACCGCCCGCCGGGTGTTCAGCGAGCATGGCTATGCCGCCACCTCGATGGACGACCTGACCGCCCAGGCCGGGCTGACCCGCGGCGCGCTGTACCACCACTTCGGCGACAAGAAGGGTCTGCTGGCGGCTGTCGTCGCCCAGCTCGATGCCGAGACCGACCTGCGCCTGCAGGCGATCAGTGATACCGCCGACGATGCATGGGAGGGCTTCGTGCAACGTTGCCGCGCCTATCTTGAGATGGCGCTTGAGCCGGAGATCCAGCGCATCGTGCTGCGCGATGCGCGCGCGGTGCTGGGTGGCGCCTCACCGGAATCGCAGCGGCACTGCGTGAACTCGATGCAGCGCCTGATCGAGCAGCTGATCACCCAGGGTGCGGTGGCGCCGGTGGATGCGCAGGCGCTGGCGTCGCTGATCTACGGCAGCCTGGCCGAGGCCGCGTTCTGGATCGCCGACGGCGAGCAGGGCGACGCGCGCCTGCGGCAGGCGACGGCGGCGCTGGAGATGCTGTTGCGTGGGTTGAAGTCGACGGAGTAA
- a CDS encoding MFS transporter, with amino-acid sequence MSASSPAHAAPVPRHLWWAVSAVGLATFSVVTTEMLPVGLLTPIAESLGASTGTAGLMISLPALLAAVFAPLVVIAAGGIDRRRILCALLALLLVANLASALAPGIGWLLAARVLVGFCMGGIWAIAGGLAARLVPADRIGLATSIIFGGVAAASVLGIPLGALIGDALGWRSAFAAMALFSAAVMLLHLRVIPALPVSTSVRPAQFVQLLGHRGLQRGLCLTLLLVAGHFIAFTYVRPLLTTVSGVEASLIGALLFAYGLAGIASNFIAGPLAARHPRGTLLAIASGLLLTPLLLLWVGSTPTGGIAVLLLWGLAYGGVSVGLMSWMMKAVPHALEIATALYVGVFNIGIAAGAWGGGRLLDGVGLHAILWAAVVLAASALLMVATTRR; translated from the coding sequence GTGAGCGCTTCATCGCCTGCGCACGCCGCGCCTGTGCCTCGTCATCTGTGGTGGGCGGTTTCCGCCGTCGGCCTCGCCACGTTCTCGGTGGTCACCACCGAAATGCTGCCGGTGGGCCTGCTGACGCCGATCGCCGAAAGCCTCGGCGCCTCCACCGGCACCGCCGGCCTGATGATCTCGCTGCCGGCCCTGCTGGCAGCAGTGTTCGCACCGCTGGTGGTGATCGCAGCCGGTGGCATCGATCGCCGTCGCATCCTGTGCGCGCTGCTTGCGCTTCTGCTGGTCGCCAACCTCGCTTCGGCGCTGGCACCGGGCATCGGCTGGCTGTTGGCCGCACGGGTGCTGGTGGGGTTCTGCATGGGCGGCATCTGGGCCATCGCCGGCGGTCTGGCCGCGCGCCTGGTGCCGGCTGACCGCATCGGCCTGGCTACTTCGATCATCTTCGGCGGCGTGGCCGCAGCGTCGGTGCTGGGTATTCCGTTGGGCGCGCTGATCGGGGATGCATTGGGTTGGCGCAGCGCCTTTGCGGCGATGGCGTTGTTCAGTGCGGCGGTGATGCTGCTGCATCTGCGGGTGATTCCCGCGTTGCCTGTAAGTACATCGGTGCGGCCAGCGCAGTTCGTGCAGCTGCTCGGCCATCGCGGTCTGCAGCGCGGCCTGTGCTTGACCCTGCTGCTGGTGGCCGGGCACTTCATCGCCTTCACCTACGTGCGGCCGCTGCTTACGACGGTGTCGGGCGTGGAGGCGTCGTTGATCGGTGCACTGCTGTTTGCCTACGGCCTGGCTGGCATCGCGAGCAACTTCATTGCCGGGCCGCTGGCAGCACGCCATCCGCGCGGTACGTTGCTGGCGATTGCGTCCGGCCTGCTGCTGACGCCGCTGTTGCTGCTGTGGGTGGGCAGTACGCCGACCGGCGGCATCGCGGTGCTGCTGTTGTGGGGCCTGGCCTATGGTGGTGTGTCAGTGGGCCTGATGAGCTGGATGATGAAGGCGGTGCCGCATGCCCTGGAGATCGCCACCGCGTTGTACGTGGGCGTGTTCAACATCGGCATCGCAGCGGGCGCGTGGGGCGGGGGTCGTCTGCTGGATGGCGTCGGGTTGCACGCCATCCTGTGGGCTGCGGTGGTGTTGGCTGCGAGCGCTCTGCTGATGGTTGCCACCACCCGCAGGTAG
- a CDS encoding oxygenase MpaB family protein, translating to MPALLQRLSRPVTAPIRRWVLEAFPRGQSGIDYDHPLGDPGWFGPDSVTWRLHAEFPSMLAGGLCALMLQTLHPRALAGVYDHSNFRQDLVGRLRRTTAFVAGTSYAPAGEVEMLVAKVRRIHAQIRGQTAQGEHYAADDPQLLTWVHVTEAFGFLQGFRRYGREVPAHIADRYYDEYRCVAEALGAVDVPRSEAEVAAYFCARQPELRVDERSREVLEVLSGVRLPVPVPGLSREVFLGAGAALLPDWAEGMLERNGRQRAQAAASAKLMRGMAPLFRRALPDGLASRACTRVGVPVDVLREWPTVPR from the coding sequence ATGCCGGCTCTGCTGCAGCGACTCTCCCGCCCCGTGACGGCGCCGATCCGGCGCTGGGTCCTGGAGGCCTTCCCGCGTGGCCAGAGCGGCATCGATTACGACCACCCGCTGGGTGACCCGGGCTGGTTCGGCCCCGACAGCGTCACTTGGCGGCTGCACGCCGAATTCCCGTCGATGCTGGCCGGCGGCCTGTGCGCACTGATGCTGCAGACCCTGCACCCGCGGGCGTTGGCCGGGGTCTACGACCACTCCAATTTCCGCCAGGACCTGGTGGGCCGCCTGCGCCGCACCACGGCCTTTGTGGCCGGCACCAGCTATGCGCCCGCCGGCGAGGTCGAGATGCTGGTGGCCAAGGTGCGCCGCATCCATGCGCAGATCCGTGGCCAGACCGCGCAGGGTGAGCACTATGCGGCGGACGATCCGCAGCTGCTGACCTGGGTGCACGTGACCGAGGCGTTTGGCTTCCTGCAAGGCTTCCGCCGATACGGGCGCGAGGTGCCGGCGCACATCGCCGATCGTTACTACGACGAGTACCGCTGCGTGGCCGAGGCATTGGGTGCGGTGGATGTGCCGCGCAGCGAAGCGGAAGTGGCGGCGTACTTCTGCGCGCGGCAGCCGGAGCTGCGCGTGGACGAGCGCTCGCGCGAGGTGCTGGAGGTGTTGTCCGGTGTGCGCCTGCCGGTACCGGTGCCAGGCCTGTCGCGCGAAGTATTCCTGGGGGCCGGTGCCGCGCTGCTGCCGGACTGGGCCGAAGGCATGCTCGAACGCAATGGTCGCCAGCGGGCGCAGGCGGCCGCGTCGGCGAAATTGATGCGGGGCATGGCGCCGCTGTTCCGCCGCGCGCTGCCCGATGGCCTGGCCAGCCGCGCCTGCACGCGCGTGGGCGTGCCGGTGGATGTACTGCGCGAGTGGCCCACCGTTCCCAGGTAG
- a CDS encoding LysR family transcriptional regulator, whose translation MDTLEAMRVFVAVVERNGFSAAAQALDLSTAGVTRHVAALEKRLATRLLHRTTRRVSPTSAGAAYYAQCVRLLAEFDALEASIGAQALEPSGTLRINAPVSWGIARLGPLLASYRERFPQVELDLALSDRLVDMVEEGYDVAIRITREPSPTLIARRLGESRVSLCAAPSYLAARGAPKTPQELQAHACLSYSYWSAGDHWPLQGPGGEVKVAVSSLLHANNGDVLREAAIAGMGVILQPDFLLEDALADGRLVRILPEWEASPIGIFAVYTSRSHLAPKVRSFIDHLVETGV comes from the coding sequence ATGGACACCCTCGAGGCGATGCGCGTGTTCGTGGCAGTGGTCGAGCGCAACGGCTTCAGTGCTGCCGCGCAGGCCCTGGACCTGTCCACCGCCGGCGTCACCCGCCACGTCGCCGCGCTGGAGAAGCGCCTGGCCACGCGCCTGCTCCACCGCACCACGCGCCGGGTCAGCCCGACCAGTGCCGGTGCCGCCTACTACGCCCAGTGCGTGCGCCTGCTGGCCGAGTTCGACGCGCTGGAGGCCAGCATCGGTGCGCAGGCGCTGGAGCCCTCGGGCACGCTGCGGATCAACGCGCCGGTCAGCTGGGGCATCGCCCGCCTCGGGCCACTACTGGCCAGCTACCGCGAGCGCTTTCCACAGGTGGAACTGGACCTGGCCCTGTCCGACCGCCTGGTGGACATGGTCGAAGAGGGCTACGACGTGGCGATCCGCATCACCCGCGAGCCCAGTCCCACCTTGATCGCGCGCCGCCTCGGCGAATCGCGGGTGAGCCTGTGCGCCGCACCTTCCTACCTGGCCGCGCGCGGTGCGCCGAAGACCCCGCAGGAGCTGCAGGCACATGCATGCCTGAGCTACAGCTACTGGTCCGCCGGCGACCATTGGCCGCTGCAGGGGCCCGGTGGCGAAGTGAAGGTGGCGGTAAGCAGCCTGCTGCACGCCAACAACGGCGACGTGCTGCGCGAAGCAGCAATCGCCGGCATGGGCGTGATCCTGCAACCGGATTTCCTGCTGGAAGACGCGCTGGCTGATGGTCGCCTGGTGCGCATCCTGCCCGAATGGGAGGCCTCGCCGATCGGCATCTTCGCGGTCTACACCAGCCGCAGCCACCTGGCGCCAAAGGTACGCAGCTTCATCGACCATCTGGTGGAAACCGGGGTGTAA
- a CDS encoding MFS transporter, whose protein sequence is MATPYRDLFAAPGTAGLALAGLLARLPLPMTGIGIITLLSQLRGSYALAGTVSATFVLTYALLSPQVSRWVDRHGQGRVLPWATALSASGLVVLLACTVLQAPDWTLFAAAMLAGCMPSVSAMVRARWTAIHRGRPQLQTAYSLETVFDEVTFIAGPPLSVGLSVAVWPQAGVLAAALLLVIGLTALVLQRGTEPPLQPVDSATPRRSLLRQPEIRLLALLMLAMGVIVGTVDITSVAFAEQRGQPLAASVVLSAYALGSCAAGLLFGALKLQVPLPRLLLLGAAATALTTLPLLWVGNLPALAVAVLLAGVFFAPTMIVAMSLVEQYVPESRLTEGMTWLLAGLNIGVALGAALSGQSVDAGGVRSGFVVALVAGSGALLFAVLAQRALRPSASTTSPEGIVP, encoded by the coding sequence ATGGCCACCCCTTACCGCGACCTGTTCGCCGCCCCCGGCACCGCCGGCCTTGCCCTGGCCGGGCTGCTGGCCCGCCTGCCACTGCCGATGACCGGCATCGGCATCATCACCCTGCTGTCGCAGCTGCGCGGCAGCTACGCACTGGCCGGTACGGTGTCGGCCACCTTCGTGCTGACCTACGCGCTGCTGTCGCCACAGGTATCGCGCTGGGTCGACCGCCATGGGCAGGGCAGGGTGCTGCCGTGGGCCACCGCGCTGAGCGCCAGCGGCCTGGTGGTGTTGTTGGCCTGCACCGTGCTGCAGGCACCGGACTGGACCCTGTTCGCCGCGGCGATGCTGGCCGGCTGCATGCCCAGCGTGTCGGCGATGGTGCGCGCGCGCTGGACCGCGATCCATCGCGGTCGCCCGCAACTGCAGACCGCCTACTCGCTGGAGACGGTGTTCGACGAGGTCACCTTCATTGCCGGGCCACCGTTGTCCGTCGGGCTGTCGGTGGCGGTATGGCCGCAGGCCGGCGTGCTGGCTGCAGCCCTGCTGCTGGTGATCGGACTGACCGCACTGGTGCTGCAGCGTGGCACCGAGCCGCCGTTGCAACCGGTTGACAGCGCCACACCACGCCGCTCCCTGCTGCGGCAACCGGAGATCCGCCTGCTGGCGCTGCTCATGCTGGCGATGGGAGTGATCGTCGGCACGGTCGACATCACCAGCGTGGCCTTCGCCGAACAGCGTGGCCAGCCCCTCGCAGCGAGCGTGGTGCTGTCGGCCTATGCGCTGGGCAGCTGCGCGGCTGGCCTGCTGTTCGGTGCGCTGAAGCTGCAGGTGCCGTTGCCGCGCCTGTTGCTGCTGGGCGCAGCGGCCACCGCGCTGACCACGTTGCCGTTGCTGTGGGTCGGCAACCTGCCTGCACTGGCCGTTGCCGTGCTGCTGGCCGGGGTGTTCTTCGCGCCGACGATGATCGTGGCGATGTCGCTGGTCGAACAGTACGTGCCCGAATCGCGCCTGACCGAAGGCATGACCTGGTTGCTGGCCGGATTGAACATCGGCGTGGCGCTGGGCGCGGCGCTGTCCGGGCAGAGTGTCGATGCGGGGGGCGTGCGCAGCGGCTTTGTTGTTGCGCTGGTGGCAGGCAGTGGCGCGCTGCTGTTCGCCGTGCTCGCGCAACGTGCACTGCGCCCGTCTGCCTCGACAACATCCCCTGAAGGAATCGTCCCGTGA
- a CDS encoding M13 family metallopeptidase — MSKLRRPTLALAIVASLSLAACDRPAEPAAGTAAPADAAPAAAKPMLGSFGFDASGMDRSIAAGDDFFGFANGTWVKNTEIPADRSRFGSFNVIAEKTLADTRAILEGAAGNAQANGDDKLIGDYYAAFMDEAGIEQHGLAPVQPQLKAIEAIADKAGLARTLGGDMRADVDLLNATNFYTDRLFGLWVSVDMLQPDRTAPYLVQGGLGMPDRDFYLGGGRMAELRKQYQAYIAQMLQLAGVADPAGKAQRILALETKIAQAHATQEETNDVTKGANPWTQADFNAKAPGMDWNAFLDAAALGKQQDFIVWQPKAVAGLSKLVATEPLDAWKDYLAFHALDRAAAYLPKKFADARFAFHGTALSGTPQQSDRWKRAVDDANHAVGEAIGKRYVEKHFDAKTKERADEMAKNIIAAFAKRIDALAWMSPQTKASAKAKVAGLTVGMGYPEKWRDYSGLEIRRDDALGNAQRAELFEYQRNIAKLGKPVDHSEWAMLPQTINAMNVPLENRLVFPAAILQPPFFDGAADDAVNYGAIGAVIGHEISHGFDNAGALFDETGKLHNWWTAEDLKQFNAAGDALAAQFSSYEPFPGVHVNGKLSLGENIADVAGLGTAYDAYQLSLQGKPAQTLEGFTPDQRFFLGFAQAWRSKSREQALRNSLLTDVHAPGQFRALTVRNIDAWYPAFEVKEGQKLYLAPDKRVKVW; from the coding sequence ATGTCCAAGCTGCGCCGTCCCACCCTGGCACTGGCCATCGTTGCCAGCCTGTCCCTGGCCGCCTGCGACCGCCCGGCCGAACCGGCCGCCGGCACCGCCGCGCCGGCCGATGCCGCACCCGCAGCGGCCAAGCCGATGCTGGGCAGCTTCGGCTTCGATGCCAGCGGCATGGACCGCAGCATTGCCGCCGGCGACGACTTCTTCGGCTTCGCCAACGGCACCTGGGTCAAGAACACCGAGATCCCCGCCGACCGCTCGCGCTTCGGCAGCTTCAACGTCATCGCCGAAAAGACCCTGGCCGATACCCGCGCCATCCTCGAAGGCGCTGCCGGCAACGCCCAGGCCAACGGTGACGACAAGCTGATCGGCGACTACTACGCCGCCTTCATGGATGAAGCCGGCATCGAGCAGCACGGCCTCGCGCCGGTGCAACCGCAGCTGAAGGCGATCGAAGCCATCGCAGACAAGGCCGGCCTGGCGCGCACGCTCGGCGGCGACATGCGCGCCGATGTCGACCTGCTCAACGCCACCAACTTCTACACCGACCGCCTGTTCGGCCTGTGGGTGTCGGTGGACATGCTGCAGCCGGACCGCACCGCGCCGTACCTGGTGCAGGGCGGGCTGGGCATGCCCGACCGCGATTTCTACCTGGGGGGTGGCCGCATGGCCGAACTGCGCAAGCAGTACCAGGCCTACATCGCGCAGATGCTGCAGCTGGCCGGCGTTGCCGACCCGGCCGGCAAGGCGCAGCGCATCCTCGCGCTGGAGACCAAGATCGCGCAGGCACACGCCACCCAGGAAGAAACCAACGACGTGACCAAGGGTGCCAACCCCTGGACCCAGGCCGACTTCAATGCCAAGGCACCGGGCATGGACTGGAACGCCTTCCTCGATGCAGCGGCGCTGGGCAAGCAGCAGGACTTCATCGTGTGGCAGCCCAAGGCCGTGGCCGGGCTGTCCAAGCTGGTCGCCACCGAGCCGCTGGACGCCTGGAAGGACTACCTGGCCTTCCACGCGCTGGACCGTGCCGCGGCGTACCTGCCGAAGAAGTTCGCCGATGCCCGCTTCGCCTTCCATGGCACCGCGCTGAGCGGCACCCCGCAGCAGAGCGACCGCTGGAAGCGCGCAGTGGATGACGCCAACCACGCAGTGGGCGAAGCGATCGGCAAGCGCTACGTCGAGAAGCACTTCGACGCGAAGACCAAGGAACGCGCCGACGAGATGGCGAAGAACATCATCGCTGCCTTCGCCAAGCGCATCGATGCGCTGGCCTGGATGTCACCGCAGACCAAGGCCAGCGCCAAGGCCAAGGTCGCCGGCCTGACCGTGGGCATGGGTTACCCGGAAAAGTGGCGTGATTACAGCGGCCTGGAGATCCGCCGCGATGATGCGCTGGGCAATGCGCAGCGCGCCGAACTGTTCGAGTACCAGCGCAACATCGCCAAGCTGGGCAAGCCGGTCGACCACAGCGAGTGGGCGATGCTGCCGCAGACCATCAACGCGATGAACGTACCGCTGGAGAACCGCCTGGTGTTCCCGGCCGCGATCCTGCAGCCGCCGTTCTTCGACGGTGCGGCCGACGATGCGGTGAACTACGGTGCAATCGGCGCGGTGATCGGCCACGAGATCAGCCATGGCTTCGACAATGCCGGTGCGCTGTTCGATGAGACCGGCAAGCTGCACAACTGGTGGACCGCCGAGGACCTCAAGCAGTTCAACGCCGCCGGTGATGCGCTGGCCGCGCAGTTCAGCAGCTATGAGCCGTTCCCCGGCGTGCACGTGAACGGCAAGCTGAGCCTGGGCGAGAACATTGCCGACGTGGCCGGTCTGGGCACTGCTTATGACGCCTACCAGCTGTCGCTGCAGGGCAAGCCGGCGCAGACTCTGGAAGGCTTCACACCCGACCAGCGCTTCTTCCTCGGCTTTGCCCAGGCGTGGCGCAGCAAGAGCCGCGAGCAGGCGCTGCGCAACTCGCTGCTGACCGATGTGCATGCACCGGGCCAGTTCCGCGCACTGACCGTGCGCAACATCGACGCCTGGTACCCGGCGTTCGAAGTGAAGGAAGGCCAGAAGCTGTACCTGGCCCCGGACAAGCGAGTCAAGGTGTGGTGA